A genomic region of Vigna radiata var. radiata cultivar VC1973A unplaced genomic scaffold, Vradiata_ver6 scaffold_86, whole genome shotgun sequence contains the following coding sequences:
- the LOC106754182 gene encoding probable L-type lectin-domain containing receptor kinase VII.2 isoform X3, whose protein sequence is MSSLALFFLVLNLVLQVLISVSANEFVYNRNFNSSNVKLYGNATIQNSILTLTNKTFFSIGRAFYPQKIKTKPSNSSTVLPFATSFIFSVSPCENFPIAHGFAFLFAPVMAVNGALSGNYLGLFNRSTSGNSSNHVFAVEFDDFRNEEFNEENDNHVGVDLNSIISEYSEPAGFWGGREGEEWEDLKLADGRNYQVWIEFEDSVINVTMAPAGKKKPLRPLISKPINLSWVLLDEMYMGFSGATGRMVDYCRILAWSFSNSNFSIGDALNTKHLPVYVHPKTSLFRSNGFIIGVTFGAFFMGGFCALVFYYSLFKTRREEKQESFEDWELEYWPHRISYQEICDATSGFSEEKVIGIGTSGKVYKGVLKGVVVAVKSINHETQHGMREFLAEISSLGRMKHRNLVGFRGWSKRKGGKLILVYDYMENESLDKRIFECEEEMLLSWEERIRVLQNVADGILYLHEGWEVEVLHRDIKACNVLLDKDMNARLGDFGLARLHRQEHVADTTRVIGTLGYMAPELVRIGRPTAACDVFSFGVLILEVVCGRRPVIADQPPLVDWVVSLMEKGELSCAIDERLKGQIGYNSEEAERMLHLGLLCVGTDPVTRPTMRQVVKTLEGIKCTVCNKECIHLGLLGKINSAASWSKSSTSSSYVNYPTFDEILQTKFYSTASLSVSYPSPQPQSEFVSEGSFFHSAQPKDTRRS, encoded by the exons ATGTCTTCTCttgctttgttttttcttgtcCTTAATTTGGTTCTTCAAGTTTTGATTTCTGTGTCCGCAAATGAATTTGTCTACAATAGGAACTTCAATTCCTCTAACGTGAAACTCTATGGGAATGCCACCATACAGAACTCAATTCTCACTCTCACAAACAAAACTTTCTTCTCCATAGGACGTGCCTTTTACCCTCAGAAAATTAAAACCAAGCCATCCAACTCTTCCACTGTTCTTCCCTTTGCAACTTCCTTCATCTTCTCTGTTTCCCCTTGTGAGAACTTCCCTATTGCTCATggttttgcttttcttttcgcTCCGGTGATGGCCGTAAATGGAGCTCTCTCGGGGAACTACTTGGGCTTGTTTAACCGCTCTACTTCAGGTAACTCCTCCAACCATGTTTTTGCGGTTGAGTTTGATGATTTTAGGAACGAGGAGTTCAATGAGGAGAATGATAATCATGTGGGCGTGGACTTGAATTCGATTATTTCGGAGTATTCTGAGCCTGCTGGGTTCTGGGGTGGGAGAGAGGGCGAGGAATGGGAGGATTTGAAACTGGCTGATGGTAGAAATTATCAGGTTTGGATTGAGTTTGAGGATTCGGTGATTAATGTTACTATGGCACCGGCAGGGAAAAAGAAGCCTCTCAGGCCTTTGATTAGTAAACCGATTAACCTTTCTTGGGTCTTGTTGGATGAAATGTATATGGGGTTTTCTGGAGCAACAGGGAGAATGGTGGACTATTGTAGAATCTTGGCTTGGAGTTTTAGCAATTCCAACTTTTCAATTGGTGATGCTTTGAACACCAAGCATTTACCCGTGTATGTGCATCCAAAAACGTCGCTGTTCAGATCAAATGGTTTCATTATAGGTGTAACTTTCGGGGCATTTTTTATGGGGGGTTTCTGTGCTTTGGTGTTTTATTATAGTTTGTTCAAAACCAGAAGGGAAGAGAAACAGGAAAGTTTTGAAGACTGGGAATTGGAGTATTGGCCACACAGGATTAGCTATCAGGAGATCTGTGATGCAACAAGTGGATTCTCTGAAGAGAAAGTGATTGGGATTGGAACAAGTGGGAAAGTATACAAGGGAGTTTTGAAGGGAGTAGTAGTTGCAGTGAAGAGCATCAATCACGAGACACAGCATGGAATGAGAGAGTTTCTGGCAGAGATTTCAAGTCTTGGCAGAATGAAGCACAGGAATTTAGTGGGTTTCAGAGGTTGGAgcaaaagaaaaggaggaaaacTTATACTGGTTTATGATTACATGGAGAATGAGAGCTTGGACAAAAGGATCTTTGAGTGTGAAGAGGAAATGCTGCTGAGCTGGGAAGAAAGAATTAGAGTTTTGCAAAATGTAGCTGATGGGATTTTATACCTACATGAGGGTTGGGAAGTTGAGGTCTTGCATAGGGACATCAAAGCTTGTAATGTACTACTTGACAAGGACATGAATGCTAGATTGGGGGATTTTGGGCTTGCAAGGCTGCATCGCCAGGAACATGTGGCTGACACAACAAGAGTAATAGGGACTCTGGGGTACATGGCACCGGAACTAGTTCGAATTGGGCGACCCACAGCTGCGTGTGATGTGTTTAGCTTTGGAGTATTGATTCTAGAAGTGGTGTGCGGGAGAAGACCCGTCATAGCAGATCAGCCACCATTGGTTGATTGGGTAGTTTCCCTTATGGAGAAAGGGGAGTTGAGTTGTGCTATTGATGAGCGTCTGAAGGGTCAAATTGGTTATAATTCTGAAGAAGCTGAGAGGATGCTTCATTTGGGTTTGTTATGTGTAGGTACTGACCCTGTTACTAGGCCAACAATGAGACAAGTGGTGAAAACATTGGAGGGAATAAAATGCACTGTGTGCAATAAAGAGTGCATCCATTTGGGTCTGCTTGGAAAAATAAACTCAGCAGCATCATGGTCTAAAAGTTCTACAAGTTCTTCCTATGTAAACTATCCTACCTTTGATGAGATTTTACAGACCAAGTTTTATTCTACTGCATCTTTAAGCGTCTCTTATCCCAGCCCACAGCCACAGTCAGAGTTTGTCTCAGAAGGAAG tttttttcaTTCTGCGCAGCCGAAAGACACTAGAAGAAGTTGA
- the LOC106754182 gene encoding probable L-type lectin-domain containing receptor kinase VII.2 isoform X1, translated as MSSLALFFLVLNLVLQVLISVSANEFVYNRNFNSSNVKLYGNATIQNSILTLTNKTFFSIGRAFYPQKIKTKPSNSSTVLPFATSFIFSVSPCENFPIAHGFAFLFAPVMAVNGALSGNYLGLFNRSTSGNSSNHVFAVEFDDFRNEEFNEENDNHVGVDLNSIISEYSEPAGFWGGREGEEWEDLKLADGRNYQVWIEFEDSVINVTMAPAGKKKPLRPLISKPINLSWVLLDEMYMGFSGATGRMVDYCRILAWSFSNSNFSIGDALNTKHLPVYVHPKTSLFRSNGFIIGVTFGAFFMGGFCALVFYYSLFKTRREEKQESFEDWELEYWPHRISYQEICDATSGFSEEKVIGIGTSGKVYKGVLKGVVVAVKSINHETQHGMREFLAEISSLGRMKHRNLVGFRGWSKRKGGKLILVYDYMENESLDKRIFECEEEMLLSWEERIRVLQNVADGILYLHEGWEVEVLHRDIKACNVLLDKDMNARLGDFGLARLHRQEHVADTTRVIGTLGYMAPELVRIGRPTAACDVFSFGVLILEVVCGRRPVIADQPPLVDWVVSLMEKGELSCAIDERLKGQIGYNSEEAERMLHLGLLCVGTDPVTRPTMRQVVKTLEGIKCTVCNKECIHLGLLGKINSAASWSKSSTSSSYVNYPTFDEILQTKFYSTASLSVSYPSPQPQSEFVSEGSLTKHTQIYHVGPSTSKYPIYAGQVFKTRHTQVSRVCRTNIQDQAHRLISCV; from the exons ATGTCTTCTCttgctttgttttttcttgtcCTTAATTTGGTTCTTCAAGTTTTGATTTCTGTGTCCGCAAATGAATTTGTCTACAATAGGAACTTCAATTCCTCTAACGTGAAACTCTATGGGAATGCCACCATACAGAACTCAATTCTCACTCTCACAAACAAAACTTTCTTCTCCATAGGACGTGCCTTTTACCCTCAGAAAATTAAAACCAAGCCATCCAACTCTTCCACTGTTCTTCCCTTTGCAACTTCCTTCATCTTCTCTGTTTCCCCTTGTGAGAACTTCCCTATTGCTCATggttttgcttttcttttcgcTCCGGTGATGGCCGTAAATGGAGCTCTCTCGGGGAACTACTTGGGCTTGTTTAACCGCTCTACTTCAGGTAACTCCTCCAACCATGTTTTTGCGGTTGAGTTTGATGATTTTAGGAACGAGGAGTTCAATGAGGAGAATGATAATCATGTGGGCGTGGACTTGAATTCGATTATTTCGGAGTATTCTGAGCCTGCTGGGTTCTGGGGTGGGAGAGAGGGCGAGGAATGGGAGGATTTGAAACTGGCTGATGGTAGAAATTATCAGGTTTGGATTGAGTTTGAGGATTCGGTGATTAATGTTACTATGGCACCGGCAGGGAAAAAGAAGCCTCTCAGGCCTTTGATTAGTAAACCGATTAACCTTTCTTGGGTCTTGTTGGATGAAATGTATATGGGGTTTTCTGGAGCAACAGGGAGAATGGTGGACTATTGTAGAATCTTGGCTTGGAGTTTTAGCAATTCCAACTTTTCAATTGGTGATGCTTTGAACACCAAGCATTTACCCGTGTATGTGCATCCAAAAACGTCGCTGTTCAGATCAAATGGTTTCATTATAGGTGTAACTTTCGGGGCATTTTTTATGGGGGGTTTCTGTGCTTTGGTGTTTTATTATAGTTTGTTCAAAACCAGAAGGGAAGAGAAACAGGAAAGTTTTGAAGACTGGGAATTGGAGTATTGGCCACACAGGATTAGCTATCAGGAGATCTGTGATGCAACAAGTGGATTCTCTGAAGAGAAAGTGATTGGGATTGGAACAAGTGGGAAAGTATACAAGGGAGTTTTGAAGGGAGTAGTAGTTGCAGTGAAGAGCATCAATCACGAGACACAGCATGGAATGAGAGAGTTTCTGGCAGAGATTTCAAGTCTTGGCAGAATGAAGCACAGGAATTTAGTGGGTTTCAGAGGTTGGAgcaaaagaaaaggaggaaaacTTATACTGGTTTATGATTACATGGAGAATGAGAGCTTGGACAAAAGGATCTTTGAGTGTGAAGAGGAAATGCTGCTGAGCTGGGAAGAAAGAATTAGAGTTTTGCAAAATGTAGCTGATGGGATTTTATACCTACATGAGGGTTGGGAAGTTGAGGTCTTGCATAGGGACATCAAAGCTTGTAATGTACTACTTGACAAGGACATGAATGCTAGATTGGGGGATTTTGGGCTTGCAAGGCTGCATCGCCAGGAACATGTGGCTGACACAACAAGAGTAATAGGGACTCTGGGGTACATGGCACCGGAACTAGTTCGAATTGGGCGACCCACAGCTGCGTGTGATGTGTTTAGCTTTGGAGTATTGATTCTAGAAGTGGTGTGCGGGAGAAGACCCGTCATAGCAGATCAGCCACCATTGGTTGATTGGGTAGTTTCCCTTATGGAGAAAGGGGAGTTGAGTTGTGCTATTGATGAGCGTCTGAAGGGTCAAATTGGTTATAATTCTGAAGAAGCTGAGAGGATGCTTCATTTGGGTTTGTTATGTGTAGGTACTGACCCTGTTACTAGGCCAACAATGAGACAAGTGGTGAAAACATTGGAGGGAATAAAATGCACTGTGTGCAATAAAGAGTGCATCCATTTGGGTCTGCTTGGAAAAATAAACTCAGCAGCATCATGGTCTAAAAGTTCTACAAGTTCTTCCTATGTAAACTATCCTACCTTTGATGAGATTTTACAGACCAAGTTTTATTCTACTGCATCTTTAAGCGTCTCTTATCCCAGCCCACAGCCACAGTCAGAGTTTGTCTCAGAAGGAAG TCTTACAAAGCACACCCAAATATACCATGTAGGACCAAGCACATCCAAGTATCCCATATATGCAGGACAAGTATTTAAGACCAGGCACACCCAAGTATCTCGTGTATGCAGGACAAATATCCAAGACCAAGCACACCGACTTATCTCATGCGTGTAA
- the LOC106754182 gene encoding probable L-type lectin-domain containing receptor kinase VII.2 isoform X2 translates to MSSLALFFLVLNLVLQVLISVSANEFVYNRNFNSSNVKLYGNATIQNSILTLTNKTFFSIGRAFYPQKIKTKPSNSSTVLPFATSFIFSVSPCENFPIAHGFAFLFAPVMAVNGALSGNYLGLFNRSTSGNSSNHVFAVEFDDFRNEEFNEENDNHVGVDLNSIISEYSEPAGFWGGREGEEWEDLKLADGRNYQVWIEFEDSVINVTMAPAGKKKPLRPLISKPINLSWVLLDEMYMGFSGATGRMVDYCRILAWSFSNSNFSIGDALNTKHLPVYVHPKTSLFRSNGFIIGVTFGAFFMGGFCALVFYYSLFKTRREEKQESFEDWELEYWPHRISYQEICDATSGFSEEKVIGIGTSGKVYKGVLKGVVVAVKSINHETQHGMREFLAEISSLGRMKHRNLVGFRGWSKRKGGKLILVYDYMENESLDKRIFECEEEMLLSWEERIRVLQNVADGILYLHEGWEVEVLHRDIKACNVLLDKDMNARLGDFGLARLHRQEHVADTTRVIGTLGYMAPELVRIGRPTAACDVFSFGVLILEVVCGRRPVIADQPPLVDWVVSLMEKGELSCAIDERLKGQIGYNSEEAERMLHLGLLCVGTDPVTRPTMRQVVKTLEGIKCTVCNKECIHLGLLGKINSAASWSKSSTSSSYVNYPTFDEILQTKFYSTASLSVSYPSPQPQSEFVSEGRTKHIQVSHICRTSI, encoded by the exons ATGTCTTCTCttgctttgttttttcttgtcCTTAATTTGGTTCTTCAAGTTTTGATTTCTGTGTCCGCAAATGAATTTGTCTACAATAGGAACTTCAATTCCTCTAACGTGAAACTCTATGGGAATGCCACCATACAGAACTCAATTCTCACTCTCACAAACAAAACTTTCTTCTCCATAGGACGTGCCTTTTACCCTCAGAAAATTAAAACCAAGCCATCCAACTCTTCCACTGTTCTTCCCTTTGCAACTTCCTTCATCTTCTCTGTTTCCCCTTGTGAGAACTTCCCTATTGCTCATggttttgcttttcttttcgcTCCGGTGATGGCCGTAAATGGAGCTCTCTCGGGGAACTACTTGGGCTTGTTTAACCGCTCTACTTCAGGTAACTCCTCCAACCATGTTTTTGCGGTTGAGTTTGATGATTTTAGGAACGAGGAGTTCAATGAGGAGAATGATAATCATGTGGGCGTGGACTTGAATTCGATTATTTCGGAGTATTCTGAGCCTGCTGGGTTCTGGGGTGGGAGAGAGGGCGAGGAATGGGAGGATTTGAAACTGGCTGATGGTAGAAATTATCAGGTTTGGATTGAGTTTGAGGATTCGGTGATTAATGTTACTATGGCACCGGCAGGGAAAAAGAAGCCTCTCAGGCCTTTGATTAGTAAACCGATTAACCTTTCTTGGGTCTTGTTGGATGAAATGTATATGGGGTTTTCTGGAGCAACAGGGAGAATGGTGGACTATTGTAGAATCTTGGCTTGGAGTTTTAGCAATTCCAACTTTTCAATTGGTGATGCTTTGAACACCAAGCATTTACCCGTGTATGTGCATCCAAAAACGTCGCTGTTCAGATCAAATGGTTTCATTATAGGTGTAACTTTCGGGGCATTTTTTATGGGGGGTTTCTGTGCTTTGGTGTTTTATTATAGTTTGTTCAAAACCAGAAGGGAAGAGAAACAGGAAAGTTTTGAAGACTGGGAATTGGAGTATTGGCCACACAGGATTAGCTATCAGGAGATCTGTGATGCAACAAGTGGATTCTCTGAAGAGAAAGTGATTGGGATTGGAACAAGTGGGAAAGTATACAAGGGAGTTTTGAAGGGAGTAGTAGTTGCAGTGAAGAGCATCAATCACGAGACACAGCATGGAATGAGAGAGTTTCTGGCAGAGATTTCAAGTCTTGGCAGAATGAAGCACAGGAATTTAGTGGGTTTCAGAGGTTGGAgcaaaagaaaaggaggaaaacTTATACTGGTTTATGATTACATGGAGAATGAGAGCTTGGACAAAAGGATCTTTGAGTGTGAAGAGGAAATGCTGCTGAGCTGGGAAGAAAGAATTAGAGTTTTGCAAAATGTAGCTGATGGGATTTTATACCTACATGAGGGTTGGGAAGTTGAGGTCTTGCATAGGGACATCAAAGCTTGTAATGTACTACTTGACAAGGACATGAATGCTAGATTGGGGGATTTTGGGCTTGCAAGGCTGCATCGCCAGGAACATGTGGCTGACACAACAAGAGTAATAGGGACTCTGGGGTACATGGCACCGGAACTAGTTCGAATTGGGCGACCCACAGCTGCGTGTGATGTGTTTAGCTTTGGAGTATTGATTCTAGAAGTGGTGTGCGGGAGAAGACCCGTCATAGCAGATCAGCCACCATTGGTTGATTGGGTAGTTTCCCTTATGGAGAAAGGGGAGTTGAGTTGTGCTATTGATGAGCGTCTGAAGGGTCAAATTGGTTATAATTCTGAAGAAGCTGAGAGGATGCTTCATTTGGGTTTGTTATGTGTAGGTACTGACCCTGTTACTAGGCCAACAATGAGACAAGTGGTGAAAACATTGGAGGGAATAAAATGCACTGTGTGCAATAAAGAGTGCATCCATTTGGGTCTGCTTGGAAAAATAAACTCAGCAGCATCATGGTCTAAAAGTTCTACAAGTTCTTCCTATGTAAACTATCCTACCTTTGATGAGATTTTACAGACCAAGTTTTATTCTACTGCATCTTTAAGCGTCTCTTATCCCAGCCCACAGCCACAGTCAGAGTTTGTCTCAGAAGGAAG GACCAAGCACATCCAAGTATCCCATATATGCAGGACAAGTATTTAA